From the genome of Streptacidiphilus rugosus AM-16, one region includes:
- a CDS encoding isoamylase early set domain-containing protein produces the protein MTFRLAAQEPAGTVSVVGDFNGWQPGVAELVTRRDGTRTVSVSFPPGEHRFRYLATGGVWFDDDYADRIDPQGSLIRVE, from the coding sequence GGCGGCGCAGGAGCCCGCCGGGACGGTCAGCGTGGTGGGTGACTTCAACGGCTGGCAGCCCGGCGTCGCCGAGCTGGTCACCCGCAGGGACGGGACCCGGACGGTGAGCGTCTCGTTCCCGCCCGGCGAGCACAGGTTCCGGTATCTGGCGACGGGCGGCGTCTGGTTCGACGACGACTACGCGGACCGGATAGACCCGCAGGGCAGCCTGATCAGGGTCGAGTAG